GGGCGCAAATTTATATTGTAAGTTTGGGTACTGAAAGTGAATTTACATGAATACTACATGGACTTTACCCTTCCCATGACTTACGTCCTTTTGGCATCAAAGGTCTTACTTCGAGGTTAACCTGATGAAAATGTGAGGATGTTTCTAATGCCTGTACCATGAAGCTTGCTAATTCTTCGGGCATTAACATATTGTCGTGTGGTTTGATAACCGGGCTGTTGCGAAAAAAGTCAGTTTTTACGCTACCGGGATAAACACAGGTAACTTTTACCCCATAATCGCGAACTTCTTTATATAGAGCTTCGCTAAAACCGCGTACTGCAAACTTAGTGCTGCAATAACCCGCTGTTTGTGCCAGCCCGTCCAACCCTGCGGTTGACGAAATATTGATAATATGCCCCGAACCTTGTTTTTTCATAGAACTCAAAACCCTGCGAGTGCAAAAGAAAAGTCCGTCTATATTGGTGTCAAACATTTCATGCCATTGTTCAACGGGCATTTCTTCCAAAAACCCAAAATACCCCAATCCTGCATTGTTTACCAATATATCTACCGAATGATTGTCTGCCAATATTTGGTCAAAGGCGATATCTACCTCTTTTTGATTGCGCACATCACACAGTATAAAATTATAGTTAGGATGTTGAATTGTATTGTTTCTCCCTAACCCATACACTTTGGCACCTTTAGAAAGTAATTGTTGCGATAAATGCATTCCTATCCCTTTGGAAACACCTGTAATTACTGCTACTTTGTTTTGTAAATCCATGGTACAAAGGTACATTTATTAAATAGATGTAAGAATCTGACATAGCCTATTTGCCCGCACTCAGTGCCGCGAGTTTGACTTGCTTTATCATATTGAGCAACCCATTAGAACGTGCAGGACCAAGATGTTCTTTGAGTCCGATTCTGTCCAAAAAATACAGGTCGGTTTTGAGTATATCTCTTGCCGGCTCATTGTCCATTACCTGAATAATTAATGCAATCAGTCCTTTGGTAATTAAGGTGTCAGAGTCTGCCATAAAATGAACTTTGCCATCTTTTAGTTCTACATCCAGCCATACTTTTGCTTGGCAGCCACGAATGAGTTTGTCATCGGTTTTTAGATTTTCATTCATAGGCGGAAGTTGTTTTCCGGTTTCAATGATGTGTCTGTATTGCTCCATTTTGTCTGTAATTCGAGCAAATTGTGCAATAATTTGTTCTTGTTTTTCCTGTATTGACATGAGTAGGTGTTCTGTCTGATTTGTTTGCCAATATTAGCAAAAATGAACAGTTTCATCATTGCATAAGTAGCAAATAGTTGTATATTATCTATAAATTTATCAGTAGTCGCTTTTGTGTTTACAACAGCATTTCCCTCCCTTGTCGGACAGCTTCCACCAATCTGTCAATTTCTTCAGTTGAATTATAAAAGACAAAAGAAGCTCTGACGGTTCCGGGAATTTGATACAAATCCATTAAAGGTTGTGTGCAATGGTGCCCTGTGCGAACAGCAATCCCTTGTTTATCAAGCAGTACTCCAAGGTCGTAAGGGTGAACTCCTTTGATATTAAAAGAAATAATAGAAGCCTTTTGTGCAGCATTTCCAATGATTTCTAATCCTTTGATTTGAAGCAAGCGGTTTTGTGCATAGGAGAGCAAATGATTTTCATAATCAATCAACTCCGCTCTGTTAAAGCGTGCGAGATAGTTCAGTGCTTCGGCAAGACCAAAAGCACCTGCAATATGAGGGGTGCCTGCTTCAAATTTATAGGGTAATACATTGTAAGTGGTCTTACTCCATGTTACGTGCTCAATCATTTCGCCCCCGCCTTGATAAGGAGGCATTTGTTCCAATAACGATTCTTTGCCATATAAAACACCGATTCCCGTAGGTCCAAAGACCTTGTGTCCGGAGAAAGCAAAAAAATCACAATCTAAATCTTGCATATCCACAGGCAAATGTTGTATGCTCTGTGCCCCGTCTATCAATACTTTCGCTCCATAATTGTGTGCTTTTGCAATTAGGTTTTTGATTGGATTGATAGTTCCAAGTGTATTAGAAACATGGGTCAGTGCAACAAGCCGGGTCTTGTAATTCAGCAATTTTTCAAAATCTTTTTCTACTATCTTGCCTTGCCTATTGACGGGTATCACCTTTAATAAACATCCCTTGCGTTTGCATAATATTTGCCACGGAACAATATTGGAATGATGTTCCATGTCAGATAGCAGTATTTCATCTCCGGATTGCAGCAACTCTCCAAAAGCAAAGGCTACCAAATTAATTCCTTCAGTTGCCCCACGTGTGAAAATAATTTCGTTTGATTGTTTGGCATTGATAAAATGCGCAACAGTTGTTCTCGCCTCCTCAAATTTTCTTGTTGCTTCTTGACCCAAGGCATGAACAGCCCTGTGTATATTGGCATTTTCATTTGTATAAAAATGTTCAACAGCATCAATAACAGTTTGTGGTTTGTGCGTGGTAGCTGCGTTGTCCAAATATGTAATGTTGGGGATATTGTGAAGTAAGGGGAAATCCTTGCGGACCGCGTCTGAATCAAACTTGATTTGTGTTTTCATTGTGTGAAAGATGGTACTTTTATGACTCAAAGTCCAGATAAGTGTTACTCACCCATTTTGACTCCATACTGATGAGACTCCATCCGTTTTTTTGAACAAACACAAATACTTCGGTTCCCTTGGGCAAACTACCCACTTTGGGATAATTCGTTCCTGCGCCTGACCTGAGATTGAGTGTGTCTGCTTTTACCCATGCCCTTTTTACCTCTTTGGTATAACTTTTTGAAACCCAATGTTGTTCTGAAGAAGAAATTTTAAGCCATCCCCCTTTTTCTTCATAAACTCTCAAGATTGCGCCAAATTGGGCGGGTGGTCTGCCGACAACTTTGGGCATCAGCGCTTGGGGTCCCTTGCGAATAACTAAAGAATTTGCAGTTACAATCACATATTTTTTAATGGAGGCGGTTGTAGTTTGTGGCTTGTTCTTGAGTTTGGCTTCCACAAGTGGGATAAAGTTCTTCTCACAGTCGGGTACTTTATTTCCACCAAAGAAATGAGTGCCGGGACATGATTTATTACCTCCTGAGCCATTGTTCCTCTCTCCGGTAGAAAGATTAAACCAATGATGATAAACAATGGTGTTAGTGTTAGGCGTTAGATTGAATTTCTTGCATAATGCTGCTGTAACCGAAAAAATGGCATCTCTTTGTTGCGTGGTCATTTCGTCTCCATCCTTATCAAAATTGCCAATGTTTTCAATGCAAACCGAATGAGCGTTATTGCCAAAAATACATGCAGGTGAATTTTCAAAACTCCTTCCGGTAAGTACAGAACCATCGGGGAAAATACTTAGATGTTGTCCTATATCTGCCCAGCCGTTTACATTGATGTGCGTGTTTTTCATACTCTTTTGCATGTCAAAATGATTGTTGCCCTTGAAATGGGCATAAGACGGAATATAAGTGTGATGTTCCTGAATTTTAACAACAGTTCGGGCTATTTTCAGGTCTGAAATATAAGTATCAAACTCCGTTGCAGTCAGTTTAATAAATCCAAATTTGGTTTCCATAGTGAGGCAATATTACTAAAAAAACCAAGGTGTCCGATTTGTTAAAGAACATTAAAATGATAATGGTTTTTGCGAGCATTTTATAATATACATGATAAGCAAAATCACTATTACTAATTCGTTTGTGCATGAAATAATATCTTTATGGAAAGTATTCGGGTGAATTAATTGTGCATACATCTATTTGTAACTTAATATAAAGCAGTAATTTAATAATGAAGGAATGTTAGAGTCCAAACGGTTATGCAATGAAAATTTCGTCATTAAACATGTCGATTAAAATTACTCATTAAAAAAAATATTAATAAAATGGTGTTGTAATCTGTATGGGGGTTAAAACCAAAAGTAAATAATAGATAAAACAAAAAAGCACGAAAAGCTTTGATAATAAAAGGTAAAAGCCCGAAAAGCAAAAAAGCCCGACCCAAAACGAAAAGTTAATTTACTTCCATTTACTTCCATTTTACTTCCATTTTAGGACGATTTAAAAGCGATTTAAGGATATAACTTCCATTACAACGCCCGAAACCCCGCAAAAGGTTAATTAGCAAGGCAGAAAAGCCTATTGCATTACCACGAAAGCAGCCCCAAAAGGCTGCTTTTTTGCTTTCTACTCGTAAAACCTAAAATACGCAATGGGGACAGTATTGGGGACAGTATTGGGGACAGTTTGATAAAAATTACCCATACTTTTTTCCTTTTTTTATGCTCAAAACAGCCCGAAAATGAGGGATAGACACCCCTAATTGCCGATTTTAGATATATTGAAAATGCGTTAATACTGCTGATTATCAACGCATTTAGCAGTAAAGCCCCCTGAAAAACCTGTTTTTTTCTTTTACTTTGGGATTTTAATCGGGATTTTTTAAGGACTTTTTCCTACTCTATACGGATAGCCCCTATGACAAGCGCGATACCTTTAATCTCACTAAGAGGAATATCAAAGGGAGGATAATCCTTATTATCACTAACAGCAAGCAGGTGTCCCTCCTTTTCGGAAGGGTTGAGCCGCTTACAGATTAACCCTTGATATGCTGTAGCTATTATATAGATTTTATTCCACTGTATAAATTGACTCTCTTTTATAATGAGACAGGCTACAATGTCCCCCGCATTATAGCTTGGACACATACTACTGCCCCGCAGGGCTATCATAAAATCAACCTTCTTAAAGTCAGGCACAACATAATAACCCAAAACGTCATCTTCCGAGATACAAAAATTAGCACTACCAAATCCCGCAGCCGCTTCATGACTTACCAGAGGTATTCTTTCTTTCTCTCTATTTATAGTAATTGCTGGTTCAGCAACAATACTACCCTTATTATCGCCCAATAACATCCCTCCCTGTCCTGTGAGAAGCCATACAGGATTGATTTCGGGGTATTTGGCAACAATAGTTGCCAATGTGTCTGAGCTGAGGGATTTTTCCTTCGCCTTTCCTTTGAAATTACCATAGCTTACATTAAGGTCTTCA
This Bacteroidota bacterium DNA region includes the following protein-coding sequences:
- a CDS encoding N-acetylmuramoyl-L-alanine amidase — protein: METKFGFIKLTATEFDTYISDLKIARTVVKIQEHHTYIPSYAHFKGNNHFDMQKSMKNTHINVNGWADIGQHLSIFPDGSVLTGRSFENSPACIFGNNAHSVCIENIGNFDKDGDEMTTQQRDAIFSVTAALCKKFNLTPNTNTIVYHHWFNLSTGERNNGSGGNKSCPGTHFFGGNKVPDCEKNFIPLVEAKLKNKPQTTTASIKKYVIVTANSLVIRKGPQALMPKVVGRPPAQFGAILRVYEEKGGWLKISSSEQHWVSKSYTKEVKRAWVKADTLNLRSGAGTNYPKVGSLPKGTEVFVFVQKNGWSLISMESKWVSNTYLDFES
- a CDS encoding SDR family oxidoreductase, producing the protein MDLQNKVAVITGVSKGIGMHLSQQLLSKGAKVYGLGRNNTIQHPNYNFILCDVRNQKEVDIAFDQILADNHSVDILVNNAGLGYFGFLEEMPVEQWHEMFDTNIDGLFFCTRRVLSSMKKQGSGHIINISSTAGLDGLAQTAGYCSTKFAVRGFSEALYKEVRDYGVKVTCVYPGSVKTDFFRNSPVIKPHDNMLMPEELASFMVQALETSSHFHQVNLEVRPLMPKGRKSWEG
- a CDS encoding SufE family protein, which produces MSIQEKQEQIIAQFARITDKMEQYRHIIETGKQLPPMNENLKTDDKLIRGCQAKVWLDVELKDGKVHFMADSDTLITKGLIALIIQVMDNEPARDILKTDLYFLDRIGLKEHLGPARSNGLLNMIKQVKLAALSAGK
- a CDS encoding cysteine desulfurase encodes the protein MKTQIKFDSDAVRKDFPLLHNIPNITYLDNAATTHKPQTVIDAVEHFYTNENANIHRAVHALGQEATRKFEEARTTVAHFINAKQSNEIIFTRGATEGINLVAFAFGELLQSGDEILLSDMEHHSNIVPWQILCKRKGCLLKVIPVNRQGKIVEKDFEKLLNYKTRLVALTHVSNTLGTINPIKNLIAKAHNYGAKVLIDGAQSIQHLPVDMQDLDCDFFAFSGHKVFGPTGIGVLYGKESLLEQMPPYQGGGEMIEHVTWSKTTYNVLPYKFEAGTPHIAGAFGLAEALNYLARFNRAELIDYENHLLSYAQNRLLQIKGLEIIGNAAQKASIISFNIKGVHPYDLGVLLDKQGIAVRTGHHCTQPLMDLYQIPGTVRASFVFYNSTEEIDRLVEAVRQGREMLL